Proteins encoded by one window of Oceanivirga salmonicida:
- a CDS encoding carbohydrate ABC transporter permease yields the protein MTKNKLSISKLIFIVFIVLLHLLPIYISLVSAFKKKTDLGANWKIPNYIYFDNFILAVKKGVFQAMGRSFIVTVVVILLVVIIGAMSAYPLARNQSKLNTIILNIILAVMMIPPLSMLVPLVTMLSGRNLFHIKGTNTYWAIILVVLSFQLPVSIFMYTNFIKSIPKDLDEAAEIDGCSRFKIFFTIILPMLKPVTSTVIILTGVFTWNDYQFSLYLWQKHRSVTTFVASYFSASSFNLNSAAASAIIVIIPITILYLSLQKYFIKSSIDSAVK from the coding sequence ATGACAAAAAATAAATTATCAATATCAAAATTAATTTTTATTGTATTTATAGTGTTATTGCATCTATTACCTATTTATATTTCATTAGTTTCTGCTTTTAAGAAAAAAACAGATTTAGGAGCAAATTGGAAAATACCAAATTATATTTATTTTGATAATTTTATATTAGCAGTAAAAAAAGGTGTTTTTCAGGCAATGGGGAGAAGTTTTATAGTAACAGTTGTTGTAATATTATTAGTTGTAATTATTGGAGCAATGTCTGCTTATCCACTTGCTAGAAATCAAAGTAAATTAAACACTATTATATTAAATATTATATTAGCAGTTATGATGATACCGCCACTTAGTATGTTAGTCCCATTAGTTACTATGCTATCAGGAAGAAATCTTTTTCATATTAAAGGAACAAATACATATTGGGCAATAATATTGGTTGTATTATCATTTCAATTACCAGTTAGTATATTTATGTATACTAATTTTATAAAATCTATACCTAAAGATTTAGATGAAGCGGCAGAAATTGATGGTTGTAGTAGATTTAAAATATTTTTTACTATAATTTTACCTATGTTAAAACCAGTTACTTCTACGGTTATTATTTTAACAGGAGTATTTACTTGGAATGACTACCAATTTTCTTTATATTTATGGCAAAAACATAGGTCAGTTACAACATTTGTAGCATCGTATTTTTCAGCATCAAGTTTTAACTTAAATTCAGCAGCGGCTTCGGCTATAATAGTTATTATACCAATAACTATATTATATTTAAGTTTACAAAAATATTTCATAAAAAGCTCTATTGATAGTGCAGTAAAATAG